Part of the Streptomyces europaeiscabiei genome is shown below.
ACAGGGCCATGGTGGGCGGGACGGTGGCAACCCAGTCGAGGCCGTAGAAGACGATGAAGAAGATCATCGGGAGATGGACGGCGGGCGCCAGCAGGAGCGGGAGGAAGAGGAGCGAGATGCCCCGGAACGCGTAGTACACCGCCAGCAGCCGACGCGAGTCGAAGCGGTCCGTGAACCAGCCCGAGGCGATCGTGCCGAGGACGTCGAAGACCCCGATGACCGCGAGCAGCGAGGCCGCCGCCCTGACGGGCATGTGCTCGTCGTGGGCGGCAGGTATGAAGTGGGTCTGGATGAGGCCGTTGGTGGAGGCCCCACAGATCGCGAACGTACCGGCGAGAAGCCAGAACGGCCCGGTCCGCATCGCCGAGACGAGCACCTTCACCGCCCGCCGCGCCGCTCCCGGAACCGGCCCCGGCTTCGGCACGAACTCCTTCGCCCCGTACGGCTTCAGCCCCACGTCCGCCGGGTGGTCGCGCAGCAGCAGCCAGACGAAGGGGACGACGGCCAGGGCGGCGAGGGCGACGGTGACGGAGGCGGGCCGCCAGCCGCGCTCGGAGACGATCCACGACAGCAAGGGGAGGAAGATCAGCTGCCCGGACGCCGAGGCGGCGGTCAGGATGCCCGAGACCAGGCCGCGCCGTTCGGTGAACCAGCGGTCGGTGACGGTCGCCGCGAAGGCCAGCGCCATCGAACCGGACCCGAGCCCCACCAGCAGGCCCCAGCAGAGCATCAACTGCCAGGCCGAGGTCATCCACACCGTCGCACCGGCCCCGAACGCGATCACCGTCAGGGCGACGGCGACAACCCGGCGGATGCCGAAACGGTCCATCAGCGCGGCGGCGAAGGGGGCCGTCAGGCCGTACAGCGCCAGGTTGATCGAGACCGCCGACGCGATCGTGCTGCGCGACCAGTCGAACTCCTGGTGCAGCGGATCTATCAGCAGACCCGGCAGCGAACGGAAGGCCGCCGCCCCGATGATCGTCACGAAGGTGACGGCGGCGACGAACCAGGCGCGGTGGACACGCCGGGTACGGCCGGGGCTGCGGTCGGACCCGACGGGGCCGAGGTCAGCGGAGCCGTGGTCGGCGGAGTCGAGGTCAGCGGAGCCGAGGTCAGCGGAGCCGAGGTCAGCGGAGCCGAGGTCAGCGGAGCCGTGGTCGGCGGAGTCGGGGTCGGCGGCGGCAGGGGCCTCGTCGGCGGCACGGGCCTCGTCGGCGGCACGGGCCTCGTCGGCTGTCTGGGGCATGCCATCAAGGGTCCGACCTGCGGCGCGTCCGAACGAGCGGCCGGAGAGACATCGTTCGCTAGGATCGGGCCATGACCGCCGAGCCGACCACCGAGCGCGGTACCGAGGCCGGTGCCAAGGCCGAGGCCGGCGCCAAGACCGCGGCCGGTGCCAAGACCGCGGCCGGCGCCAAGGCCGAGGCCGGTGCCGACCGCGCTGCCGGGCCCACCGGCCATCACCCCCCGGACCGCCGCCACCGCGTCGTCGTCCTCGCCCTCGACGGACTACTCCCCTTCGAACTGGGCATCCCGCAGCGCATCTTCGGCAAGGCGCGCAACGCGGCCGGACGACCGCTGTACGAGATCGTCACCTGCTCGATCCGGCCGCCCGGCCCGGTGGAGACGGACGCCGACTTCGAGATCCTCGTGCCGAACGGCCCGGAGGCCCTGGCCACCGCCGACACGGTCGTCGTCCCCGCCTCGTACGAACTCGGCCCGGTCCACGAGGAGGGCGTCCTCACCCCCGAACTGGCCGCAGCCCTCGCCCACATCCGTCCCGGCACCCGGCTGGTCTCCATCTGCACCGGTGGCTACGTCCTGGCCGCGGCGGGCTTTCTGGACGGCCGCCCGGCGACCACGCACTGGTACCACGCCGAGCACTTCCAGCG
Proteins encoded:
- a CDS encoding MFS transporter; the encoded protein is MPQTADEARAADEARAADEAPAAADPDSADHGSADLGSADLGSADLGSADLDSADHGSADLGPVGSDRSPGRTRRVHRAWFVAAVTFVTIIGAAAFRSLPGLLIDPLHQEFDWSRSTIASAVSINLALYGLTAPFAAALMDRFGIRRVVAVALTVIAFGAGATVWMTSAWQLMLCWGLLVGLGSGSMALAFAATVTDRWFTERRGLVSGILTAASASGQLIFLPLLSWIVSERGWRPASVTVALAALAVVPFVWLLLRDHPADVGLKPYGAKEFVPKPGPVPGAARRAVKVLVSAMRTGPFWLLAGTFAICGASTNGLIQTHFIPAAHDEHMPVRAAASLLAVIGVFDVLGTIASGWFTDRFDSRRLLAVYYAFRGISLLFLPLLLAPAVHLPMIFFIVFYGLDWVATVPPTMALCREHYGEDSAIVFGWVLASHQLGAALVAFLGGLARDIFGTYDVVWYASGALCAAAALMALVIRRRGVGRVGVS
- a CDS encoding GlxA family transcriptional regulator encodes the protein MTAEPTTERGTEAGAKAEAGAKTAAGAKTAAGAKAEAGADRAAGPTGHHPPDRRHRVVVLALDGLLPFELGIPQRIFGKARNAAGRPLYEIVTCSIRPPGPVETDADFEILVPNGPEALATADTVVVPASYELGPVHEEGVLTPELAAALAHIRPGTRLVSICTGGYVLAAAGFLDGRPATTHWYHAEHFQRLFPKVRVDADVLFVDDGDVLTSAGVAAGIDLCLHLVRRDHGTGVANDVARRTVVPPHRDGGQAQYIQRPVPEPQSATTTAARAWALGRLHEPIQLRDMAEQESMSVRTFTRRFREEVGISPGQWLTQQRVERARHLLESTDLSIDQVAHDAGFGTAQSMRQHLQGALGVTPTAYRRTFKAERTGWA